One genomic window of Streptomyces sp. NBC_01498 includes the following:
- a CDS encoding alpha/beta hydrolase has translation MPVLPGAEPYRHEGGDVGVLLCHGFTGSPQSLRPWAEYLAARDLTVSLPLLPGHGTRWEDMAVTGWQDWYAEVDRALRELGERCERVFVFGLSLGGTLALRLAAKHGHAVDGVAVVNPANKVHGLSAYALPVARHLVRTTKGLRSDIALEGSEEVGYDRVPLHSAHSLRNFFRLVDGELPQVTQPLLLMRSPRDHVVPPADAARILGRVSSTDIREVILEQSYHVATLDHDAERIFQESHAFIGRLAPNVGKKGSTTGG, from the coding sequence GTGCCGGTCCTTCCTGGAGCCGAGCCGTACCGCCACGAGGGCGGGGATGTCGGTGTGCTCCTCTGTCACGGATTCACCGGCTCCCCGCAGTCGCTGCGCCCCTGGGCCGAGTATCTGGCCGCCCGGGACCTCACGGTGTCGCTGCCGCTGCTCCCCGGGCACGGCACCCGCTGGGAGGACATGGCGGTCACCGGCTGGCAGGACTGGTACGCGGAGGTCGACCGGGCGCTGCGGGAGCTGGGCGAGCGGTGCGAGCGGGTCTTCGTGTTCGGTCTCTCCCTGGGCGGGACGCTGGCGCTGCGGCTCGCCGCGAAGCACGGGCACGCGGTGGACGGCGTCGCCGTCGTCAACCCGGCCAACAAGGTGCACGGTCTGTCGGCGTACGCCCTGCCCGTCGCCCGGCATCTCGTGCGGACGACGAAGGGGCTGCGCAGCGACATCGCGCTGGAGGGCAGCGAGGAGGTCGGTTACGACCGGGTCCCGCTGCACAGCGCGCACTCCTTGCGGAACTTCTTCCGGCTGGTGGACGGGGAGTTGCCCCAGGTCACCCAGCCGCTGCTGCTCATGCGCAGTCCGCGTGACCATGTCGTGCCGCCCGCCGACGCGGCGAGAATCCTGGGCCGGGTCTCCTCGACCGACATCCGGGAGGTCATCCTGGAACAGAGCTACCACGTGGCGACGTTGGACCACGATGCGGAGCGGATTTTCCAGGAGAGTCACGCGTTCATCGGCCGACTCGCTCCGAACGTCGGGAAGAAGGGGAGCACTACCGGTGGCTGA
- a CDS encoding metallophosphoesterase family protein, whose product MRGGGNSGGSDVPDASDGRVTSGGRDGGGGQGATSGPGAPRTSAADPVRTRVHVVSDVHGNARDLATAGEGADALICLGDLVLFLDYADHSRGIFPDLFGEENADRLVALRTARRFDEARDLGRRLWAGLDTDRDTAIESAVRRQYAALFAVFPTPTYATYGNVDIPALWPEFAGPGTTVLDGERVEIGGRVFGFVGGGLRTPMRTPYEISDEEYAAKVERLGDVDVLCSHIPPDVPELTYDTVARRFERGSRALLDAVHRTKPRYALFGHVHQPLAPRMRVGSTECVNVGHFASTGRPWAMEW is encoded by the coding sequence ATGCGCGGTGGCGGCAACAGCGGCGGAAGCGACGTACCTGACGCGAGCGACGGACGCGTCACGAGCGGCGGGCGGGACGGCGGCGGCGGGCAGGGCGCGACGAGCGGTCCCGGCGCTCCCCGTACGAGCGCCGCCGACCCCGTACGCACCCGCGTCCACGTCGTCAGCGACGTCCACGGCAACGCCCGCGACCTCGCCACCGCCGGAGAAGGCGCCGACGCCCTGATCTGCCTCGGCGACCTCGTCCTCTTCCTCGACTACGCCGACCACTCGCGCGGTATCTTCCCCGACCTCTTCGGCGAGGAGAACGCCGACCGCCTCGTCGCCCTGCGCACCGCCCGCCGCTTCGACGAGGCCCGCGACCTCGGCCGCCGCCTCTGGGCCGGGCTGGACACCGACCGCGACACCGCCATCGAGTCGGCGGTCCGCCGCCAGTACGCCGCGCTGTTCGCCGTCTTCCCCACCCCGACCTACGCCACCTACGGCAACGTGGACATCCCCGCCCTCTGGCCGGAGTTCGCCGGGCCCGGCACGACCGTCCTCGACGGCGAGCGGGTCGAGATCGGCGGGCGCGTCTTCGGATTCGTCGGCGGCGGCCTGCGCACCCCCATGCGCACCCCCTACGAGATCTCCGACGAGGAGTACGCGGCCAAGGTCGAGCGGCTCGGCGACGTCGACGTCCTCTGCTCGCACATCCCGCCCGACGTGCCCGAGTTGACGTACGACACCGTCGCCCGCCGCTTCGAACGCGGCAGCCGCGCGCTGCTGGACGCCGTCCACCGTACGAAACCCCGGTACGCGCTCTTCGGCCATGTCCACCAGCCGCTCGCCCCCCGGATGCGCGTCGGCTCCACGGAGTGCGTGAACGTCGGCCACTTCGCGTCCACCGGACGGCCCTGGGCCATGGAATGGTGA
- a CDS encoding DUF5304 domain-containing protein, which produces MSDATERPAADPDAWATACAEDLAAEKARRRSVHGTPPGSASEELLRFVDAVADKVSSLQSPLLGMAAQGAVQQFINQARSAVEPVIERNPGIFDHLAAAGNELLAAYRSAVEGDERRWTRGPDEAPDIRLKKPDGGTDGKPDGAAERKTDGGTERKTDGKPDGKTDGPSDGRDDGPASGTHIDLD; this is translated from the coding sequence ATGAGCGATGCCACCGAGCGTCCCGCGGCCGACCCGGACGCCTGGGCCACGGCCTGCGCCGAGGACCTGGCCGCCGAGAAGGCCCGTCGCCGCTCCGTCCACGGGACACCGCCCGGCTCCGCCTCCGAGGAACTGCTCCGCTTCGTGGACGCCGTCGCCGACAAGGTGTCCTCCCTCCAGAGCCCGCTGCTCGGCATGGCCGCCCAGGGCGCGGTCCAGCAGTTCATCAACCAGGCCAGGTCCGCCGTCGAGCCGGTCATCGAGCGCAACCCCGGCATCTTCGACCACCTCGCCGCGGCCGGAAACGAACTGCTCGCCGCCTACCGCTCCGCCGTCGAGGGCGACGAGCGCCGCTGGACCCGGGGACCGGACGAGGCACCGGACATCCGGCTGAAGAAGCCGGACGGCGGGACGGACGGCAAACCGGACGGCGCGGCGGAGCGGAAGACCGACGGCGGGACGGAGCGGAAGACCGACGGGAAGCCGGACGGGAAGACCGACGGCCCCTCCGACGGGCGCGACGACGGCCCCGCCTCCGGTACCCACATCGACCTCGACTGA
- the macS gene encoding MacS family sensor histidine kinase, which yields MAGRERAPRVRVVRMSVEQPLWRALTAYRVLTMVYAVLIFAFGRDKFERPWVAAAFLAVLVVWTVATLPKVANATSCTKRFLGVDLTVALVGILLTPVVDTQARFVDGPTLPSIWTAGSVLAFAVKGGWRWAAFASSLVAVANLIGRGTPSRDTLHNVLLVWVASIAIGYIVEVARASERTLARALEIEAATRERERLARDIHDSVLQVLAMVQRRGTALGGEAAELGRMAGEQEIALRTLVSSGLVPTARVSEDSARGAVVRADGGTRDGDDDGDEAGWCDLRTLLAPLSGPAVTLSEPGAPVTLRPAAARELTAAVRAALDNVRAHAGDGARAWILVEDAPHEVIVTVRDDGPGIPEGRLAQAEGEGRLGVALSIRGRLWELGGTAELISVPGQGTEVELTVPRGKAER from the coding sequence ATGGCCGGACGCGAACGGGCGCCACGGGTGCGGGTCGTACGGATGTCGGTCGAGCAGCCGCTGTGGCGCGCGCTCACCGCGTACCGCGTGCTGACCATGGTCTACGCCGTCCTGATCTTCGCCTTCGGGCGCGACAAGTTCGAACGCCCCTGGGTCGCCGCCGCTTTCCTCGCCGTCCTCGTCGTCTGGACCGTCGCCACCCTGCCCAAGGTCGCGAACGCCACCAGCTGCACCAAGCGCTTCCTCGGCGTCGACCTCACCGTGGCGCTCGTCGGCATCCTGCTCACCCCGGTGGTCGACACCCAGGCCCGCTTCGTGGACGGCCCCACCCTGCCGAGCATATGGACCGCCGGCTCGGTCCTCGCCTTCGCCGTCAAGGGCGGCTGGCGCTGGGCGGCCTTCGCGTCCTCCCTGGTCGCCGTCGCCAACCTGATCGGGCGCGGCACGCCCAGCCGGGACACCCTGCACAACGTGCTGCTGGTGTGGGTGGCGTCCATCGCCATCGGCTACATCGTGGAGGTCGCCCGCGCCTCCGAACGCACCCTGGCGCGCGCCCTGGAGATCGAGGCGGCGACCCGTGAACGCGAGCGCCTGGCCCGCGACATCCACGACAGCGTCCTCCAGGTCCTGGCGATGGTGCAGCGGCGCGGCACCGCCCTCGGCGGCGAGGCGGCGGAGCTGGGCCGGATGGCCGGGGAGCAGGAGATCGCCCTGCGGACCCTGGTTTCCAGCGGTCTCGTGCCGACCGCGCGCGTGTCCGAGGACAGCGCGCGGGGGGCGGTGGTCCGGGCGGACGGCGGCACCCGGGACGGCGACGACGACGGCGACGAGGCCGGGTGGTGCGATCTGCGGACGCTGCTGGCGCCGCTCTCCGGCCCGGCGGTGACGCTCTCCGAGCCGGGCGCCCCCGTCACGCTGCGGCCGGCCGCCGCCCGGGAGCTGACCGCGGCCGTCCGCGCCGCGCTGGACAATGTCCGGGCGCACGCCGGGGACGGCGCGCGCGCCTGGATCCTGGTCGAGGACGCGCCGCACGAGGTGATCGTGACGGTCAGGGACGACGGCCCCGGCATTCCCGAGGGCCGGCTCGCGCAGGCCGAGGGGGAGGGGCGGCTCGGTGTCGCCCTGTCGATCCGGGGGCGGCTGTGGGAGCTGGGCGGCACGGCCGAGCTGATCTCGGTCCCCGGCCAGGGCACGGAGGTCGAGTTGACGGTTCCACGGGGGAAGGCGGAGCGATGA
- a CDS encoding glycosyltransferase family 4 protein translates to MHKTLIVTNDFPPRPGGIQAFLHNMALRLDPDRVVVYASTWKRGTEGAEATAAFDAEQPFTVVRDRTTMLLPTPRVTRRAVGLLREHGCESVWFGAAAPLGLMGPALRRAGARRIVATSHGHEAGWAQLPAARQLLRRIGEGTDTITHLGEYTRSRIAAALTPEAAGRMVQLPPGVDEKTFHPESGGDAVRERLGLAGRPVVVCVSRLVPRKGQDTLIRALPAILAEVPDAVLLIVGGGPYAGDLRKLAAETGVADSVRFTGPVPWSELPAHYGAGDVFAMPCRTRRGGLDVEGLGIVYLEASATGLPVVAGDSGGAPDAVLDGETGWVVPGGPPALAARETAARVVTLLHDPALRRRMGTRGRQWVEDRWRWDLLATRLRELL, encoded by the coding sequence ATGCACAAGACCCTGATCGTGACCAACGACTTTCCGCCCCGGCCCGGCGGCATCCAGGCGTTCCTGCACAACATGGCGCTGCGGCTGGACCCCGACCGGGTCGTCGTCTACGCCTCCACCTGGAAGCGCGGCACCGAGGGCGCGGAGGCGACGGCCGCCTTCGACGCCGAGCAGCCCTTCACGGTCGTGCGCGACCGCACGACCATGCTGCTGCCGACCCCGCGCGTCACCCGACGCGCGGTGGGACTGCTGCGCGAACACGGCTGCGAATCCGTCTGGTTCGGCGCCGCCGCGCCGCTCGGACTGATGGGCCCCGCGCTGCGCCGGGCCGGTGCCCGCCGGATCGTCGCGACCTCGCACGGCCACGAGGCGGGATGGGCACAACTGCCCGCCGCCCGGCAGCTGTTGCGCCGGATCGGCGAGGGCACCGACACGATCACCCACCTCGGCGAATACACCCGCTCCCGCATCGCCGCCGCGCTCACCCCGGAGGCGGCCGGCCGGATGGTCCAACTGCCGCCCGGCGTGGACGAGAAGACGTTCCACCCGGAGTCCGGGGGCGACGCGGTACGCGAACGGCTCGGGCTCGCCGGACGGCCCGTCGTCGTCTGTGTCTCCCGGCTGGTGCCGCGCAAGGGACAGGACACCCTGATCCGCGCCCTGCCCGCGATCCTGGCCGAGGTGCCGGACGCGGTGCTCCTGATCGTCGGCGGCGGACCCTACGCCGGGGACCTGCGGAAACTGGCCGCCGAGACGGGCGTCGCCGACTCCGTACGCTTCACCGGCCCCGTGCCCTGGTCCGAACTGCCCGCCCACTACGGCGCGGGCGACGTCTTCGCGATGCCGTGCCGCACCCGGCGCGGCGGCCTCGACGTGGAGGGCCTGGGCATCGTCTACCTGGAGGCGTCCGCGACGGGCCTCCCGGTGGTCGCGGGCGACTCCGGCGGCGCGCCGGACGCGGTACTGGACGGCGAGACGGGCTGGGTGGTCCCGGGCGGCCCCCCGGCCCTCGCCGCCCGCGAAACGGCGGCCCGCGTCGTGACGCTGCTCCACGACCCGGCACTCCGCCGCCGGATGGGCACCCGCGGCCGCCAGTGGGTCGAGGACCGCTGGCGCTGGGACCTCCTGGCGACCCGACTGCGCGAGCTGCTGTAG
- a CDS encoding lysophospholipid acyltransferase family protein — protein sequence MIYGAMKFSIGGSLKLAFRPWVEGIENIPEEGPAILASNHLSFSDSFFLPAVLDRKVTFIAKAEYFTSPGVKGRLTAAFFKGVGQLPVDRSGARGAGEAAIKSGIAVLESGELFGIYPEGTRSPDGRLYRGKPGGLARVALATGAPVIPVAMIDTEKIQPPGTVVPKLMRPGIRIGKPLDFSRYQGMEGDRFILRSLTDEVMYEIMKLSGQEYVDIYATAAKRRIADEAKAEKAAKDEKAATAAKDGTAGPAGKQDEAGAGAGTPE from the coding sequence TTGATCTACGGCGCGATGAAGTTCTCCATCGGAGGATCGCTGAAGCTTGCGTTCCGGCCCTGGGTCGAGGGCATCGAGAACATTCCCGAGGAAGGGCCCGCGATCCTCGCGAGCAATCATCTCTCGTTCTCGGACTCCTTCTTCCTCCCCGCGGTCCTGGACCGCAAGGTCACCTTCATCGCCAAGGCGGAGTACTTCACCTCGCCCGGTGTGAAGGGGCGCCTCACGGCGGCGTTCTTCAAGGGCGTCGGCCAGCTGCCGGTCGACCGCTCCGGCGCGCGGGGCGCGGGCGAGGCGGCCATCAAGAGCGGCATAGCGGTCCTGGAGAGCGGCGAGCTCTTCGGCATCTACCCCGAGGGCACCCGCTCGCCCGACGGCAGGCTGTACCGGGGCAAGCCCGGCGGCCTCGCGCGCGTGGCGCTCGCCACCGGCGCGCCCGTGATCCCGGTCGCCATGATCGACACCGAGAAGATCCAGCCGCCCGGCACGGTGGTGCCGAAGCTGATGCGGCCGGGGATCAGGATCGGCAAGCCGCTGGACTTCAGCCGCTACCAGGGCATGGAGGGCGACCGGTTCATCCTGCGGTCGCTGACCGACGAGGTCATGTACGAGATCATGAAGCTGTCCGGTCAGGAGTACGTCGACATCTACGCCACGGCGGCCAAGCGCAGGATCGCCGACGAGGCGAAAGCCGAGAAGGCGGCCAAGGACGAGAAGGCGGCGACGGCGGCGAAGGACGGAACGGCCGGGCCGGCGGGCAAGCAGGACGAGGCCGGGGCCGGGGCCGGGACACCGGAGTAG
- a CDS encoding SRPBCC family protein — MAEHTKSSITIEAAPADVMGVIADFARYPEWTGEVKEAQVLSTDAQGRAEQVRLVLDAGAIKDDHTLAYTWTGGDEVSWTLVKSQMLRSLDGSYHLAPAAGGARTEVTYRLTVDVKIPMLGMIKRKAEKVIIDRALAGLKKRVESAPGTAGTAGAAETPTV; from the coding sequence ATGGCGGAACACACCAAGTCGAGCATCACGATCGAGGCGGCGCCCGCCGACGTGATGGGCGTGATCGCCGACTTCGCCCGCTATCCCGAGTGGACCGGCGAGGTCAAGGAGGCCCAGGTGCTCTCCACCGACGCCCAGGGCCGCGCCGAGCAGGTCAGGCTGGTCCTGGACGCGGGCGCGATCAAGGACGACCACACCCTCGCGTACACCTGGACCGGCGGTGACGAGGTCAGCTGGACGCTGGTCAAGTCCCAGATGCTGCGGTCGCTCGACGGTTCCTACCACCTGGCCCCGGCCGCCGGCGGCGCCCGCACCGAGGTCACCTACCGGCTGACCGTCGACGTCAAGATCCCCATGCTCGGCATGATCAAGCGCAAGGCCGAGAAGGTCATCATCGACCGCGCCCTGGCCGGTCTGAAGAAGCGCGTCGAGAGCGCCCCCGGAACCGCCGGGACCGCCGGAGCCGCCGAGACGCCCACCGTCTGA
- a CDS encoding ArsA family ATPase — MPPSRARTAGLPRTVLVTGPGGAGRTTVAAATALAAARRGGRTLLLSADPAGPGAVLGVTVPVAVEPAEAAPGLWAARVDPADYVRAEFLTLQERAATALDMLGARRLDGEELTELPGSDQFALLQALRRASAGDWDTLVVDLPPLRDALSVLALPERLRRLLARLLPAERQAARALRPMMAQLAGVPMPAGWLYGAAARRDEELAAVQALIGAPGTTVRLVAEPGPAAGDALRRARDGIGLYGLRVDALVANKVLPTESSDVWLATLAAQQQKCLDEWGAEYGPAWPLRPVRHLGRDPRGPHDLADLAPDLVPDPAGEPGTAVSADPWWVEDRREEDGLLVWALPLPGAVKADVGLVRRGDELLLTVGPFHRILPLPGALRRCTVTGAALTEGVLKVRFTPEPGLWPRTP; from the coding sequence ATGCCGCCGAGCAGGGCGCGCACGGCGGGGCTCCCGCGTACGGTCCTGGTCACCGGACCCGGCGGCGCGGGCCGTACCACCGTCGCGGCGGCGACCGCCCTGGCCGCCGCCCGGCGCGGGGGCCGCACGCTGCTGCTCTCGGCCGACCCGGCGGGCCCCGGCGCCGTCCTCGGCGTCACGGTCCCCGTCGCCGTCGAACCGGCCGAGGCCGCCCCCGGCCTCTGGGCCGCGCGCGTCGACCCCGCCGACTACGTCCGCGCCGAGTTCCTCACCCTCCAGGAACGCGCCGCCACCGCCCTCGACATGCTCGGTGCCCGCCGGCTCGACGGCGAGGAACTGACCGAGCTGCCCGGCAGCGACCAGTTCGCCCTGCTCCAGGCACTGCGCCGGGCCTCGGCCGGTGACTGGGACACGCTCGTCGTGGACCTGCCGCCGCTGCGCGACGCCCTCTCCGTGCTCGCCCTGCCCGAACGCCTCCGCCGGCTGCTGGCGCGTCTCCTGCCCGCCGAACGGCAGGCCGCGCGGGCGCTGCGCCCGATGATGGCGCAGCTGGCCGGCGTGCCGATGCCCGCGGGCTGGCTGTACGGCGCCGCCGCCCGCCGGGACGAGGAACTGGCCGCCGTCCAGGCACTGATCGGGGCCCCCGGCACGACCGTACGGCTGGTCGCCGAGCCCGGCCCGGCCGCCGGGGACGCGCTGCGCCGGGCACGTGACGGGATCGGCCTGTACGGGCTGCGGGTGGACGCCCTCGTGGCGAACAAGGTGCTGCCGACCGAGTCGTCCGACGTCTGGCTCGCGACCCTCGCCGCCCAGCAGCAGAAGTGTCTGGACGAGTGGGGCGCGGAGTACGGCCCCGCGTGGCCGCTGCGGCCGGTGCGGCATCTCGGCCGCGATCCGCGCGGGCCGCACGACCTCGCCGATCTCGCCCCGGACCTCGTCCCGGATCCCGCCGGGGAGCCGGGCACGGCCGTGAGCGCCGACCCGTGGTGGGTGGAGGACCGGCGCGAGGAGGACGGTCTGCTGGTGTGGGCCCTGCCGCTGCCCGGCGCCGTGAAGGCGGACGTCGGCCTGGTGCGGCGGGGCGACGAACTCCTGCTGACCGTGGGCCCGTTCCACCGCATCCTGCCCCTCCCCGGGGCCCTGCGCCGCTGCACCGTCACGGGCGCCGCGCTCACCGAGGGTGTCCTGAAGGTCCGGTTCACGCCGGAGCCGGGGCTCTGGCCGCGCACTCCCTGA
- a CDS encoding AMP-dependent synthetase/ligase, producing MREFSLPALYEVPSDGNLTDLIGRNAAQHPEVAVLGRKVDGVWTDVTAVQFLAEVRAVAKGLIASGIRPGERVALMSRTRYEWVLFDFAIWSAGAVTVPVYETSSAEQVQWILGDSGSVAVIVETDAHAATVRSVSVGLTGLRHVWQLDRDAEPGCVAELVSAGAEVPEAVVDKRGATAKADDPATIVYTSGTTGRPKGCVLTHRAFFAECGNVVERLRPLFRTGECSVLLFLPAAHVFGRLVEVASVMAPIRLGCVPDIRNLTEELAAFRPTLILGVPRVFEKVYNSARAKAQADGKGAIFDRAAATAIDYSRALGGGQRPSLGLRVRHTVFDLLVYRKLRAVLGGRGEYAISGGAPLGERLGHFFRGIGFTVLEGYGLTETCAATAFNPWDRQKIGTVGQPLPGSVIRIADDGEVLLHGEHVFTGYWNNEAATAEALADGWFHTGDIGTLDEDGYLAITGRKKEILVTAGGKNVAPAVIEDRIRAHALVAECMVVGDGRPFVGALVTLDEEFLVRWAREHGKPPGSTAASLRDDPELLAAVQQAVDDGNAAVSKAESVRKFRVLEAQFTEDAGHITPSLKLKRGVVAKDFADEIEALYGA from the coding sequence TTGCGCGAGTTCAGCCTTCCGGCCCTGTACGAGGTCCCCTCCGACGGCAATCTGACGGATCTCATCGGCCGCAACGCGGCTCAGCACCCCGAGGTCGCGGTCCTCGGCCGCAAGGTCGACGGGGTGTGGACGGATGTCACCGCCGTCCAGTTCCTCGCCGAGGTGCGGGCGGTGGCCAAGGGGCTGATCGCGTCCGGGATCAGACCGGGCGAGCGCGTCGCCCTGATGTCGCGCACCCGGTACGAGTGGGTGCTGTTCGACTTCGCGATCTGGAGCGCGGGGGCCGTCACCGTACCGGTGTACGAGACCAGTTCGGCCGAGCAGGTGCAGTGGATCCTCGGTGACTCGGGCAGCGTCGCCGTGATCGTGGAGACGGACGCGCACGCGGCGACGGTGCGGTCCGTCTCGGTGGGGCTGACGGGACTGCGGCACGTCTGGCAGCTCGACCGGGACGCGGAGCCGGGCTGTGTGGCGGAGCTGGTCTCGGCGGGCGCGGAGGTCCCCGAGGCGGTGGTGGACAAGCGCGGCGCCACGGCGAAGGCGGACGATCCGGCGACGATCGTCTACACGTCGGGGACCACGGGGCGGCCCAAGGGCTGTGTGCTGACGCACCGCGCGTTCTTCGCGGAGTGCGGCAACGTGGTGGAGCGGCTGAGGCCGCTGTTCCGCACGGGTGAGTGTTCGGTCCTGCTGTTCCTGCCGGCGGCGCACGTCTTCGGGCGGCTGGTCGAGGTCGCTTCCGTGATGGCGCCGATCAGACTCGGCTGCGTACCGGACATCCGGAATCTGACCGAGGAGCTGGCCGCGTTCCGGCCGACGCTGATCCTCGGGGTGCCACGGGTCTTCGAGAAGGTCTACAACTCGGCGCGCGCCAAGGCCCAGGCGGACGGCAAGGGCGCGATCTTCGACCGGGCGGCGGCGACGGCGATCGACTACAGCCGGGCGCTGGGCGGCGGGCAGCGGCCGTCGCTGGGGCTGCGTGTCCGGCACACGGTGTTCGACCTGCTCGTCTACCGCAAGCTGCGGGCGGTCCTCGGCGGGCGGGGCGAGTACGCGATCTCCGGCGGCGCGCCGCTGGGCGAACGGCTGGGTCACTTCTTCCGGGGCATCGGGTTCACGGTGCTGGAGGGGTACGGCCTGACGGAGACGTGCGCGGCGACCGCGTTCAACCCGTGGGACCGGCAGAAGATCGGCACGGTGGGGCAGCCGCTGCCGGGCTCGGTGATCCGTATCGCGGACGACGGCGAGGTGCTGCTGCACGGCGAGCACGTGTTCACGGGCTACTGGAACAACGAGGCGGCGACGGCGGAGGCGCTGGCCGACGGCTGGTTCCACACGGGTGACATCGGCACGCTGGACGAGGACGGGTATCTCGCGATCACCGGCCGCAAGAAGGAGATCCTGGTGACGGCGGGCGGCAAGAACGTGGCGCCGGCCGTGATCGAGGACCGTATCCGCGCGCACGCGCTGGTCGCGGAGTGCATGGTGGTCGGCGACGGGCGCCCGTTCGTGGGCGCGCTGGTGACGCTGGACGAGGAGTTCCTGGTCCGCTGGGCGCGGGAGCACGGCAAACCGCCGGGCTCGACGGCGGCGTCGCTGCGCGACGACCCGGAACTGCTGGCGGCGGTGCAGCAGGCGGTGGACGACGGCAACGCGGCGGTCTCGAAGGCGGAGTCGGTCCGCAAGTTCCGCGTCCTGGAGGCCCAGTTCACGGAGGACGCGGGCCACATCACCCCGTCGCTGAAGCTGAAGCGCGGCGTGGTGGCGAAGGACTTCGCGGACGAGATCGAGGCGCTGTACGGGGCGTAG
- a CDS encoding ROK family glucokinase produces MGLTIGVDIGGTKIAAGVVDEEGAILDTHQVPTPPTAEGIIDAICTAVSGAGKGHDIEAVGIGAAGYVDDKRATVLFAPNIDWRHEPLKDKVEQRVGMQVVVENDANAAAWGEYRFGAGQGHDDVICITLGTGLGGGIIMGNKLRRGRFGVAAEFGHIRVVPDGLLCGCGSQGCWEQYASGRALVRYAKQRANATPENAEILLRLGDGTPDGIEGKHISAAAREGDPVAVDSFRELARWAGAGLADLASLFDPSAFIVGGGVSDEGELVLDPIRRSFRRWLIGGEWRPHAQVLAAQLGGKAGLVGAADLARQG; encoded by the coding sequence ATGGGACTCACCATCGGCGTCGACATCGGCGGCACGAAGATCGCGGCGGGCGTGGTCGACGAAGAGGGCGCGATCCTCGACACGCACCAGGTGCCCACCCCGCCGACGGCCGAAGGAATCATCGACGCCATCTGCACGGCGGTGTCCGGCGCCGGCAAGGGACACGACATCGAGGCCGTCGGCATCGGCGCCGCCGGCTACGTGGACGACAAGCGCGCGACCGTGCTGTTCGCACCGAACATCGACTGGCGCCACGAACCGCTCAAGGACAAGGTCGAGCAGCGGGTCGGCATGCAGGTCGTCGTGGAGAACGACGCCAACGCGGCGGCCTGGGGCGAGTACAGGTTCGGGGCCGGACAGGGCCACGACGACGTCATCTGCATCACGCTCGGCACCGGCCTCGGCGGCGGCATCATCATGGGCAACAAACTCCGCCGCGGACGCTTCGGCGTGGCGGCGGAATTCGGCCATATCCGGGTCGTACCCGACGGGTTGCTGTGCGGCTGCGGCAGCCAGGGCTGCTGGGAGCAGTACGCGTCGGGGCGCGCCCTCGTGAGGTACGCGAAGCAACGCGCCAACGCCACCCCCGAGAACGCGGAGATCCTGCTGCGCCTCGGTGACGGCACTCCCGACGGCATCGAGGGCAAGCACATCAGCGCCGCCGCCCGTGAGGGCGACCCGGTGGCCGTCGACTCCTTCCGGGAGCTGGCCCGTTGGGCGGGCGCGGGCCTGGCCGACCTGGCCTCGCTCTTCGACCCGTCGGCGTTCATCGTCGGCGGCGGTGTCTCGGACGAGGGCGAACTGGTCCTCGACCCGATCCGCCGGTCCTTCCGCCGCTGGCTGATCGGCGGCGAATGGCGCCCGCACGCGCAGGTCCTCGCCGCCCAACTGGGCGGCAAGGCCGGGCTGGTGGGCGCCGCGGACCTGGCCCGCCAGGGCTGA
- a CDS encoding endonuclease/exonuclease/phosphatase family protein: MTTPVSGRGLPVPKISLPDSRTEPDGSAVIRVLSYNIRSMRDDCEALARVIRACAPDLVLVQEAPRFFRWRKRAAWLAARTDLVVLGGGGTAAGPLLLCSLRATVERTEDVLLPLTPGLHRRGFATAVVRIGGARLGVLSCHLSLRADERLAQAGMLLDRVRELDVPHTIVAGDINERPRGRAFRRIAGELRDAWAVKPWGGEHTSTPADPRQRIDAIFVTEGVEVLGCGVPLGLPGIEEDDLRAATDHLPVLAALRVPAS, from the coding sequence GTGACGACTCCGGTGAGTGGACGGGGTTTACCCGTCCCCAAGATTTCGCTGCCCGACTCCCGCACCGAGCCCGACGGTTCGGCCGTGATCCGCGTCCTCAGCTACAACATCCGCTCCATGCGCGACGATTGCGAGGCCCTGGCCCGGGTGATCCGCGCCTGCGCCCCCGACCTGGTCCTCGTCCAGGAGGCGCCGCGTTTCTTCCGCTGGCGCAAGCGCGCCGCGTGGCTGGCCGCCCGGACCGATCTCGTCGTCCTCGGCGGCGGAGGCACGGCCGCGGGCCCGCTGCTGCTGTGCTCGCTGCGCGCGACCGTGGAGCGTACGGAGGACGTACTGCTGCCGCTCACCCCCGGTCTGCACCGGCGGGGCTTCGCCACGGCCGTCGTACGGATCGGCGGCGCCCGTCTCGGGGTGCTCAGCTGCCACCTCAGCCTCCGGGCGGACGAGCGGCTGGCCCAGGCCGGGATGCTGCTCGACCGCGTACGGGAGCTGGACGTGCCGCACACGATCGTGGCCGGGGACATCAACGAGCGGCCCCGAGGGCGGGCCTTCCGGCGGATCGCCGGGGAACTCAGGGACGCCTGGGCGGTCAAGCCGTGGGGCGGCGAGCACACCTCGACACCCGCCGACCCGCGTCAGCGCATCGACGCGATTTTCGTCACGGAGGGCGTCGAAGTCCTCGGCTGCGGCGTGCCGTTGGGGCTGCCGGGCATCGAGGAGGACGATCTGCGGGCGGCCACCGACCACCTTCCGGTACTGGCCGCCCTCCGGGTGCCCGCGTCCTGA